The nucleotide window CCTCATTCCATCAATTTCcagatgaatctttgagtgaagcACTTGAGAGATTCCGTAGCTTGCTACGAAAAACACCAACTCATGGATTCTCCAAGCCAATTCagctaaatatttttatagatgGTTTGAGACCACGGTCCAAGCAGTTATTGGATGCTTCTACTGGAGGGAATATTAAATTGAAGACCCATGAAGAAGCTATGGAGCATATTGAGAATATAGCTGCTAGTGATCATGCCATTTTATGTGATCGGACTCATATTCCTACAAAGAGAAGCCTATTAGAGCTTTCCTCACAAGATGCACTATTGGCATAGAACAAGTTGCTAGCTAAGCAGCTTAAGACATTGACAGAAACACttagtaagttgccaactcaattACAAGTGACTCAACCTTCACATTCAATTGTTTTGCAGGTTGAAGGTTGTAGCATATGTGGAGGAGCTTATGAATCTGGTTGTTGTATATGTCTAGATGAAGCTGCACAAGAAGTGAATTATATGGGGAATCAGCACAGACCAGGATTTAATGCAGATGGATTTGCAGGTTTTCAGCAAGGTtccaattttaatcaaaatcaagGGCAGTGGAGGTCTCATCCTGGAAATTagttcaataaagaccaagGAGGATCATCCAACAGGCCTCAAAATCAAGGGCCTAGCCATTATGAGAGAACAACCAAGTTGGAGAAGACTTTGGCTCAGTTCATGCAGGTTACTATGTCTAATCACAAGAGCACAGAGTCTGCCATAAAGAACCTGGAGATTCAAGTGGGACAGCTAGCCAAGCAAATAGCTGAGAATTCTTCTGGAAATTTTGGAGCTAATACCGAGAAAAATCCCAAGGAAGAATGTAAAGTTGTCATGACCCGAGGCAAGAAGGCGATCATAATGGAAGATGAAAGGAGGAATGGTGATGAGCAAGAGTTATAagctgaagaagaaaaagaaaaagaaaaagatcagttgagagagaagaaaataaatgaagaaaaagaagaaaaaaatgaagaaaagaaagaaaaagaggaggAAAAGAAGACCAACAGTGAGTTGgctagagaaaagaagaaggaggttGTCCCATACTCAGGgaaggaagtaccatatcctttgGTATCGTCCAAGAAAGACAAAGAATGACACTTTGCTCattttcttgatatcttcaagaaattggagataaCTATCCCTTTTGGAGAAGCCTTGCAACAAATGTCACTCTACTCTAAGTTTCAAAAAGATATGCTAACCAAGAAGGGCAAATATATCCATAGCGATAATATTATGGTGGAAGGAAACTGCAGTGTTGTGATTCAAAGAATCCTTCcaccaaaatacaaggatccAGGGAGTGTCACAATCCCTTGCTCTATTGGTGAAGTGTCAGTTGGAAAAGCTCTCGTTGATTTGGGAGCTAGCATTAATTTGATgtcactctccatgtgcagaagaatTGGAGAGCTGGAAATTATGCCAACAAGAATGACATTACAGTTGGCAGATTGTTCCATTACAAGGCCTTATGACGTggttgaagatgttttggtcaaGGTGTGACAGTTCACTTTCCCTGCGGACTTTGTGATCATGGACATTGAAGAGGATGTTGAAATCCCTCTGATTTTGGGTCGTCCCTTCATGCTAACCGCCAATTGTGTGGTGGATATGGGGAAAGGTAATCTAGAAATGGGAATAGATGATCAGAAGATCACATTTGATTTGTTTGATGCAGAGAAGCACTAACTTGACCTGAACGTTTGTTCCAAGATGGATGAAGTAGAGAACAAGATGGTTCTGATGGCCAAAGCCAAGCTTGCTCCAGACCCTTGAGGTAATATACGTCATTCTTGTTGTGATTCAAAGAATCCTTCcaccaaaatacaaggatccAGGGAGTGTCACAATCCCTTGCTCTATTGGTGCAGTGTCAGTTGGAAAAGCTCTCGTTGATTTGGGAGCTAGCATTAATTTGATgtcactctccatgtgcagaagaatTGGAGAGCTGGAAATTATGCCAACAAGAATGACATTACAGTTGGCAGATTGTTCCATTACAAGGCCTTATGACGTggttgaagatgttttggtcaaGGTGTGACAGTTCACTTTCCCTGCGGACTTTGTGATCATGGACATTGAAGAGGATGTTGAAATCCCTCTGATTTTGGGTCGTCCCTTCATGCTAACCGCCAATTGTGTGGTGGATATGGGGAAAGGTAATCTAGAAATGGGAATAGATGATCAGAAGATCACATTTGATTTGTTTGATGCAGAGAAGCACTCACTTGACCTGAACGTTTGTTCCAAGATGGATGAAGTAGAGAACAAGATGGTTCTGATGGCCAAAGCCAAGCTTGCTCCAGACCCTTGAGGTAATATACGTCAAGCTAGTGACATTAAAGAAgcacttactgggaggcaacccagctcccttttttcctttattttattaatcattGCATATAGTTAGGTTTCAACTTGTTTGTGATTGTTAGAGTAAGTCATCAGCCTGTTTTGTATGATCAATGGGGTTGTTAAAGCTTCTCTGAAGCTGTGGATGAggaataacttagaaaaattttcagTCATCCACTCGCTCAGTGCGCCCTGTGCACTAAGCGAATTATCCTTCATGCATTGAGTGAGTCACCACTTGTGCTAAGCGCATCAACCCCAAACCATTGGCTGAAGGGGCCTCACTAAGTGAGACCACaacgctaagcccaaaaacctcTCTGGAATTGCAATTATTGGAATTGGGATAAGCGAGTCATCTCGCTAAGTGCATAACttagtctcgctaagcgcatttgTGTGCTAAGCACAATTATCTCTCTATCTGGACCTTCATGTTAATTGGGCCCAGCGGGTCATacccgctaagcccaattccctCTTGGGTGTGGAATTGCATTAAGCAAGACCATCTCGCTAGGCACGACCCCATTGCTGCATCATGAGGCATTTAATTCGCTAAGCCGGCCACGTCTCGCTTAGCGAAAGTTGCAGACCAATCAGAGCtgcagaactcgctaagcgcgcatctgtgcgctaagcccaaatcctTCTCTGGTTTTCTAATTCTCGAATTGGGCTGAGCGAGCCTGCCCCACTATGTATGTGAATTTAAAATCcgaaaattcaaaagtcattgAGTGCTCGCTTAGTGAGTCACTCGCACTAAGCGAGGCAGTTGAAACTGCCATAAATAAGGCATAACTGCCTGAGGTGGTTACTTTGTGCaaaattataacatttcttCCTCATCATTGGCATTTCGTACGCACCATCTGCACTGCATTCATCTTGAACTATCTGCTTCTTGTGCTTCCATTTATACTCACTAACCTctacaatccaagtaagtactTCTGATTttaccttttaatttttgtttttgaacccTAGGATAGAGGCCATGTTATGTTCGCTGGAAGTGttgattttgttgttattttgttaattgtttGAATGTATGATGTTAGGGCTTTTATTCCACGTATAATGTAGGTTGATTTGATGCATTTTGCTTAGGTTTTTGAGGCCTAATAGTTGCCTGTAGTTAGGGGCTTTAAAGCCCCATTATTTTCTGGAAATTTCGATGTACTCGCTAAGCGAACTCATCAATTTTGGATGATTTCTGGGTTTtctgatgaactcgctaagtcgGCCCTGTCCCGTTAAGCATGTTCATCATTTCTGTTTTAATTTATGCTTTTCTGTATGAACTTGCTAAGCCACTACACTTGGGCTTAGCGAGTGTTTAAATTTCTAGTTTTATTTCTGAGTTCGTATAAACTCACTAAGCCGGCATGCCGCGCTTAGTGAGTTAGTTTAGTTAGGTCAGAGTGTTTGAGTCTTTTGGTATTCTGTTGGGGGCTAAGCGagtcagtctcgctaagccACCATGCCTCTAATGATTAAATAAGCCTGGGCTAAGCGAGTtagtctcgctaagcccaaggcaattttattttctgaaattttgtTCATGCACTAAGCGAGTCCCATTCACTAAGCACAATTATTTCTCTGTTTTTGAATAAGGCTTAGCGAGTCTGCTCACTAAGCCAATTATGTTCCAGTAGTCAAGTTAGGCTAAGCGCCTGCTGGCGCTAAGCCTGTGTAGTATATCACGCTAAGCGAGCTTGTCTCACTAAGCGCAATTAGCTCTCTGCTAGAGAATAAGTCTTAGTGAGTCATGCTCGCTTAGCCATTGTGCTTTGTCAGCTAAGCGAGTGTGTCTCACTTAGCCAGAGTCTTTGTTTTTATGTTGTCGCACTAAGCGCGCCCTACGCGTTAAGCGTATCCTGTTAATTTCTGAAGGTGCGCTAAGTAAGTCAGTCTCGCTAAACGCTGAGTCtgtttttctgttttatttttctacttttaGTTTTGAATAAAGCCTGTCTAATTTCAATtcctgtgattttttttatgcagaTGGCCTCTAGGAAGAGGAAATCTATCGCCTCCAGACCCCAGGAGCCCTATGAAACCACTAGATTCATATCTGAGGGCGCCTGGGAGAGATATGCACAGAACGTTCACTCCCGGAACATCCTTCTGGAGAGGAACGTCATTTTATATGTCACGGAGTATGACGAGTTCTACTGGGAGCTCGAGAGGTAGAGATGGCACAGAGCCTTGACCAAGTAGCCTGACGGTCACATTGATGTGGCCCTGGTCAAGAAATTCTATGCTAATCTTTACAATCCAGAGGACAAGTCCTTGCGACAAGTCAGAGTCTGGGGCAAGCTTATAAAGTTTGATGCTGAGACCCTCAACACCTTCCTGGAGACCCCAATGGTCTTGGAGCCTAGGGAGCACTACACCCTTTACTCCAGATTCTATCATTCACATCCAGGTCCCAAGGAGATGGCTTCTAGACTTTGCATTCCAGGGTGAGGATTTGTTCAGAACGCTGAGGGTGCACCTTGGAAGCTTCTTAGGAAGGACATGACCACCCTAGCCCAAACCTGGAGTGTGTTATCATACTCCAACCTCACCCCCACCTCTCACATGTCTGATCTTAATATGGACAGGGTGAGGTTAGTCTACGGGCTGGTCATGAAGATGGATATGTACTTGGGCTTGCTCATTTCAGGCCAGATATCACAGATGGCCCAGTCCAACTCCTCTCGGCTCGGCTTTCCTACACTTATTACAACCTTGTGCGTAGCCAGAGGAGTAGTATCCGACTCCCTTACCTTCGAGTCCCTGAGccctgccattaatttggcatacATCAGGAAGAATTGCTGGAACCTGGATGATCCCACGATCACCTTTCTGGGGACCCGCAAAGCTAGGGCTCGGGGACCATCAAACGCTTCCACTTCAGCTCCCTCTTCTTCCGCTCCTCTAGCACCAGCTGCAGCTCCCACTCCTGCCACTCCAGTACCTCCCGGCACCTCCGCTTAGAGCCTAGAGATTTTAGTGCCGATGCTGCAAAGCCTCCACCATG belongs to Glycine soja cultivar W05 chromosome 5, ASM419377v2, whole genome shotgun sequence and includes:
- the LOC114411276 gene encoding uncharacterized protein LOC114411276, producing MSLYSKFQKDMLTKKGKYIHSDNIMVEGNCSVVIQRILPPKYKDPGSVTIPCSIGEVSVGKALVDLGASINLMSLSMCRRIGELEIMPTRMTLQLADCSITRPYDVVEDVLVKV
- the LOC114411275 gene encoding uncharacterized protein LOC114411275, with amino-acid sequence MAEHSITISSICVPEDAVRLSLFSFSLAGEAKRWLHSFKGNSLKTWEEVVEKFLKKYFPESKTTKGKAAISSFHQFPDESLSEALERFRSLLRKTPTHGFSKPIQLNIFIDGLRPRSKQLLDASTGGNIKLKTHEEAMEHIENIAASDHAILCDRTHIPTKRSLLELSSQDALLVEGCSICGGAYESGCCICLDEAAQEVNYMGNQHRPGFNADGFADQGGSSNRPQNQGPSHYERTTKLEKTLAQFMQVTMSNHKSTESAIKNLEIQVGQLAKQIAENSSGNFGANTEKNPKEECKVVMTRGKKAIIMEDERRNGDEQEL